From Hydra vulgaris chromosome 15, alternate assembly HydraT2T_AEP, one genomic window encodes:
- the LOC100212904 gene encoding nematogalectin precursor (The RefSeq protein has 1 substitution compared to this genomic sequence) codes for MRVQQGLLCLSVFFLVLLIDVSLSQQAGRILPDWPRIGDRITQPFLDQLMVSQLLEQNLTLGFFLKGLNGPPGPPGPPGPAGEPGPPGLPGAPGAPGHVGEDGAPGPMGPPGQPGLPGPPGYPGEKGDPGMTGLPGAAGLPGAPGLPGPQGPSGDSAPEAIMPNFTVICEGEKGWLQCKQYELIKVKNAFWGRDDQITCPKVPAGLDNARLCDTNPENTIAKVNGQCKNEQACEVVASNIFFDDNSCGNVYKYLKIWYECIPDESNAVDVLREGGRRKKKRAAKEKRSFRDS; via the exons ATGCGCGTGCAGCAAGGCCTTTTGTGCCTGTCGGTTTTCTTCTTGGGCCTACTGATTGATGTTTCG TTGTCACAGCAAGCAGGAAGAATATTACCAGATTGGCCGAGAATTGGAGATCGTATAACGCAACCATTTCTTGATCAACTTATGGTCAGTCAACTACTTGAACAAAACCTTACACTTGGTTTTTTCCTGAAAGGATTAAATGGTCCACCTGGACCCCCTGGTCCACCTGGTCCTGCTGGAGAGCCAGGGCCACCTGGTTTGCCTGGAGCCCCTGGAGCTCCAGGTCACGTTGGAGAAGATGGTGCCCCTGGTCCAATGGGTCCACCTGGTCAACCTGGACTTCCAGGTCCTCCTGGATATCCTGGAGAAAAAGGAGATCCTGGTATGACTGGACTCCCTGGAGCAGCAGGATTGCCTGGTGCACCTGGTTTACCAGGTCCGCAAGGTCCTTCTGGTGATTCAGCACCCGAAGCTATTATGCCT aacTTCACCGTCATTTGCGAAGGAGAGAAAGGATGGCTACAATGTAAACAATATGAgttaatcaaagttaaaaatgcgTTTTGGGGTCGAGACGATCAAATAACGTGCCCCAAAGTACCAGCTGGTCTAGACAATGCACGCCTTTGTGATACAAACCCTGAAAATACTATTGCAAAAGTAAATGGGCAATGTAAAAACGAACAAGCTTGTGAGGTTGTAGcttcaaatatcttttttgacGATAATAGTTGCGGTAATGtgtataaatatcttaaaatatgGTACGAATGCATACCCGATGAGTCTAATGCTGTTGATGTATTAAGAGAAGGAGgaagaagaaagaaaaagagAGCAGCCAAAGAAAAAAGATCGTTTAGagatagttaa